A genome region from Hyalangium gracile includes the following:
- a CDS encoding choice-of-anchor A family protein — protein sequence MGQAVPSGSLSPALIAGRTLPLARGAVGGSAVHGDNVSTDSTVSFPAGSGVSQGKPIDFQARFTALRAQSAWLSRVPANGSTRRAPWGGVMLRGTDSQTNTFEVKASAFTGAALLSINPPAGSLAVVNIRGAAATFTGFGTTLSGGIQSRDILYNFVDAASITASGYSFQGTVLAPYARVSFSNGSFERGLYAVSLTGDAAGHLNVLAERAVCH from the coding sequence GTGGGTCAGGCCGTGCCGAGCGGCTCGCTCTCCCCGGCGCTGATCGCGGGCCGGACCCTGCCCCTCGCGCGCGGCGCCGTCGGGGGGAGCGCCGTCCACGGAGACAACGTCAGCACGGACAGCACCGTCTCCTTCCCAGCGGGCAGCGGTGTGTCCCAGGGCAAGCCCATCGACTTCCAGGCCCGCTTCACCGCGCTGCGCGCGCAGTCCGCCTGGCTCTCGCGGGTGCCGGCCAATGGCTCCACGAGGCGCGCGCCCTGGGGCGGCGTGATGCTGCGCGGCACGGATTCCCAGACGAACACGTTCGAGGTGAAGGCCAGTGCCTTCACGGGGGCCGCGCTCCTGTCCATCAACCCGCCAGCCGGCTCGCTGGCCGTCGTCAACATCCGCGGGGCCGCGGCCACCTTCACCGGCTTCGGCACCACGCTCAGCGGGGGCATCCAGTCGCGGGACATCCTCTACAACTTCGTGGATGCCGCCTCGATCACCGCCTCTGGCTACAGCTTCCAGGGCACGGTGCTCGCCCCTTACGCCCGGGTCAGCTTCAGCAACGGGAGCTTCGAAAGGGGGCTCTATGCCGTGTCGCTGACGGGAGATGCCGCGGGCCACCTGAACGTGCTGGCGGAGCGCGCCGTCTGCCACTGA
- a CDS encoding ATP-binding protein, translating into MRDAHAINLSWLLRLRWGAVVGQGGLILLAHLGLGMPLPLLPLFATVGVGAVSNVALGLWSRRPREIREWMLWAVMALDVVLLTVLLDLSGGPFNPFSTLYLVHIALAAVVLHARWTWALVALASACFGTLFVRHLWVPGGASGATHHHINDVPLHLEGMWLAFGVASAFIVYFVQRVTRALAEREAELMAARAVTARNEKLAALATLAAGAAHELSTPLSTIAVVARELERRAELSPAGREDAQLIRQQVARCHDILAQMAADAGASRGEAFVAVTPAVLLERVLEGLRGRERVQVEADGRHGQEQVSLPAGALTHAIRGVVKNALQASPPEGRVRLALVREERGWRLSVEDQGAGMPAEVLARAGEPFFTTKPPGEGMGLGLFLARAVLDQLGGKLELRSVPGQGTRVEMTWPVERLRQFAPLSPEAGEASVQASGA; encoded by the coding sequence GTGCGCGACGCGCACGCCATCAACCTCTCGTGGCTGCTGAGGCTGCGCTGGGGGGCGGTGGTGGGGCAGGGGGGGCTGATCCTCCTGGCGCACCTGGGGCTGGGGATGCCCCTGCCGCTGCTGCCGCTGTTCGCCACGGTGGGCGTGGGGGCCGTGAGCAACGTGGCGCTGGGGCTGTGGTCTCGCCGCCCGCGGGAGATCCGCGAGTGGATGCTGTGGGCGGTGATGGCGCTGGACGTGGTGCTGCTCACGGTGCTTCTGGACTTGAGCGGCGGCCCGTTCAACCCGTTCAGCACGCTGTACCTGGTGCACATCGCGCTGGCGGCGGTGGTGCTGCACGCGCGGTGGACGTGGGCGCTGGTGGCGCTGGCCTCCGCGTGCTTCGGCACCTTGTTCGTCCGGCACCTGTGGGTGCCCGGTGGGGCGTCGGGGGCCACGCACCACCACATCAATGACGTGCCGCTGCACCTGGAGGGCATGTGGCTGGCCTTCGGGGTGGCGTCGGCGTTCATCGTCTACTTCGTCCAGCGCGTCACCCGGGCCCTGGCCGAGCGCGAGGCGGAGTTGATGGCGGCTCGGGCGGTGACGGCGCGCAACGAGAAGCTGGCCGCGCTGGCCACGCTGGCGGCGGGCGCGGCGCATGAGCTGTCCACGCCCCTGTCCACCATCGCGGTGGTGGCGCGAGAGCTGGAGCGGCGGGCGGAGCTCAGCCCGGCGGGGCGCGAGGACGCGCAGCTCATCCGCCAGCAGGTGGCGCGCTGCCACGACATCCTCGCGCAGATGGCCGCGGATGCCGGGGCCAGCCGGGGCGAGGCCTTCGTCGCGGTGACGCCGGCGGTGCTGCTGGAGCGCGTGCTCGAGGGCCTGCGGGGCCGCGAGCGGGTGCAGGTGGAGGCGGACGGGCGCCATGGGCAGGAGCAGGTGTCCCTGCCGGCCGGAGCGCTGACGCATGCCATTCGTGGGGTGGTGAAGAACGCGCTCCAGGCCTCGCCTCCGGAGGGCCGGGTGCGCCTGGCGCTCGTGCGCGAGGAGCGGGGCTGGCGGCTGTCCGTGGAGGACCAGGGCGCGGGAATGCCGGCGGAGGTGCTGGCGCGCGCGGGCGAGCCCTTCTTCACCACCAAGCCGCCGGGCGAGGGGATGGGGCTGGGCCTCTTCCTGGCGCGGGCGGTGCTGGACCAGCTCGGTGGCAAGCTGGAGCTGCGCTCGGTACCGGGGCAGGGGACGCGGGTGGAGATGACGTGGCCGGTGGAGCGCCTGCGACAATTTGCCCCGTTGTCCCCGGAAGCGGGTGAGGCGAGTGTCCAGGCCTCGGGTGCGTGA
- a CDS encoding collagen-binding domain-containing protein, producing the protein MGYSLMEGSDYRPRAALWTADPSCIPVRLSEHNLFLLGDYAGGHHVEGRVAAGGDIT; encoded by the coding sequence GTGGGCTACTCGCTCATGGAGGGGAGCGACTATCGGCCGAGAGCGGCCCTGTGGACCGCGGATCCCAGCTGCATCCCGGTGCGTCTGAGCGAGCACAACCTCTTTCTGCTCGGCGACTACGCGGGAGGCCACCACGTGGAGGGCAGAGTGGCCGCGGGAGGAGACATCACCTGA
- a CDS encoding YncE family protein — MSRRMRSLLLVAATLLGACGGDSKPGPNPDPDPRTEPLKPTLFVASEGTLVSYDVETGRQREGVVQDVSSPADLQVLEDATVMLHLTSRDEVLAVDGRTLEERARFASSSMGGERPTHSYVSPSRDGKRYWLTLNDGRGGRPDSSTALFVDVTPESPTYLQPVGEVRLGVGHHKASFSGTRERFIVSNIADCDDVLSVYDYSDVKGIQKVRTFSAGELGFACTLSAPLLPHGCATSKVSGRAYCNLTGPGVIVSVELDAPSPGFKVIYTGGKGGGYTLASRDGRFIYSLQETPREGGTPTPGASCQVGQLVVVDATTDSIAGQLPLLYRGPSCASGLGGTDEARAQGSHLVLSQDGKTLFITASAATDDVSSRVRQELVVDVSQPFSWVQRASIAVGESTGTHGDALSPDGRSLYVANNVDGTVSELDTGTLSVVRTLTLSVIARTMSLFSSEHGPSEHVGPIH, encoded by the coding sequence ATGTCACGTCGGATGAGGAGCTTGCTGCTGGTCGCCGCCACCCTGCTGGGCGCGTGTGGGGGGGACTCGAAGCCGGGGCCGAACCCGGACCCGGATCCCCGGACCGAGCCGCTGAAGCCGACGCTCTTCGTGGCCTCGGAGGGCACGCTGGTCTCCTACGACGTGGAGACGGGGCGGCAGCGCGAGGGCGTGGTGCAGGACGTCTCGAGCCCCGCGGACCTGCAGGTGCTGGAGGACGCCACGGTGATGCTCCACCTCACCAGCCGGGACGAGGTGCTCGCGGTGGACGGGCGGACCCTGGAGGAGCGCGCCCGCTTTGCCTCCTCGTCGATGGGCGGCGAGCGGCCGACTCACTCCTACGTGAGCCCGTCACGCGACGGGAAGCGCTACTGGCTCACGCTCAACGATGGCCGGGGCGGCAGGCCGGACTCCTCCACGGCGCTGTTCGTGGACGTCACACCCGAGAGCCCCACCTACCTTCAGCCCGTGGGCGAGGTGCGCCTGGGCGTGGGGCACCACAAGGCCAGCTTCAGCGGCACGCGCGAGCGCTTCATCGTCAGCAACATCGCCGACTGCGATGACGTGCTGAGCGTCTACGACTACTCGGACGTGAAGGGCATCCAGAAGGTGCGGACGTTCTCGGCGGGGGAGCTCGGGTTTGCGTGCACGCTGAGCGCCCCGCTCCTGCCGCATGGCTGCGCCACCTCGAAGGTCTCGGGCCGGGCGTACTGCAACCTCACGGGGCCTGGAGTCATCGTCTCGGTCGAGCTGGACGCGCCGTCGCCGGGCTTCAAGGTCATCTACACGGGCGGCAAGGGCGGGGGGTACACGCTGGCCAGCCGGGACGGGCGCTTCATCTATTCGCTGCAGGAGACGCCGCGCGAGGGTGGCACTCCGACGCCGGGAGCCTCGTGCCAGGTGGGCCAGCTGGTGGTGGTGGACGCGACCACGGACAGCATCGCCGGGCAGCTCCCGCTGCTCTATCGCGGGCCGTCGTGCGCCAGCGGGCTCGGGGGGACGGATGAGGCCAGGGCCCAGGGCTCGCACCTCGTGCTGAGCCAGGACGGCAAGACGCTGTTCATCACTGCGTCGGCGGCCACGGACGACGTCAGCTCGCGCGTGCGCCAGGAACTGGTGGTGGACGTGTCGCAGCCGTTCTCGTGGGTCCAGCGGGCCTCCATCGCCGTGGGAGAGAGCACGGGTACCCACGGGGACGCCCTCTCTCCAGACGGGCGCTCCCTGTACGTGGCGAACAATGTGGACGGTACCGTGAGCGAACTCGACACCGGCACGCTCTCGGTGGTGCGCACCCTGACGCTCTCGGTGATCGCCCGGACGATGAGCCTCTTCAGCTCCGAGCATGGGCCGAGCGAGCACGTGGGGCCGATCCACTGA
- a CDS encoding lipid kinase produces MEDPLETALIAPPRRRTLDEGPAMLVVNTKSRSGKEAFQLAREALAARGVPLLGSHALTNPDWLPRLLNEAVEHGVRRILVGGGDGTVSGAVSHLLGRNVSLGVLPMGTGNDFARSLGIPPSLEAACDVIAQGYTARVDVGLANGKPFLNAASMGLATAIAKRLTKRIKQRIGKLAYPVAAVSQLWEHQPFRVRMKADSQSLELDALQLVVGNGRYHGAGNVVAPDAALDDRRLHVYAITAPSAESGREGTGLGQIEDLATLARVAMSLRRGDHVEHPAVTYLRTSRLYVETEPVEEVNADGELIGRTPMLFELVPSALRVYAPAPPEPTTH; encoded by the coding sequence ATGGAGGATCCACTGGAAACAGCGCTCATCGCGCCACCGCGCCGCCGCACCCTCGATGAGGGGCCCGCGATGCTGGTGGTGAACACGAAGTCCCGCTCGGGGAAGGAAGCCTTCCAGCTGGCCCGGGAGGCGCTCGCCGCCCGAGGCGTGCCGCTGCTCGGCAGCCATGCGCTCACCAACCCCGACTGGCTGCCGCGCCTGCTGAACGAAGCCGTGGAGCACGGGGTGCGGCGCATCCTCGTGGGCGGCGGAGACGGCACGGTGAGCGGCGCGGTGTCCCACCTGCTCGGCCGGAACGTGTCCCTGGGCGTGCTGCCCATGGGCACGGGCAACGACTTCGCGCGCTCGCTGGGCATCCCGCCCTCGCTGGAGGCCGCCTGCGACGTCATCGCCCAGGGCTACACGGCGCGCGTGGACGTGGGGCTGGCCAACGGCAAGCCCTTCCTCAACGCGGCCAGCATGGGCCTGGCCACGGCCATCGCCAAGCGGCTGACCAAGCGCATCAAGCAGCGCATCGGCAAGCTCGCCTACCCGGTGGCCGCCGTCTCCCAGCTCTGGGAGCACCAGCCGTTCCGCGTGAGGATGAAGGCGGACTCGCAGTCGCTCGAGCTGGATGCGCTGCAGCTCGTGGTGGGCAACGGGCGCTACCACGGCGCGGGCAACGTCGTGGCTCCGGACGCGGCGCTGGATGATCGCCGGCTGCACGTGTACGCCATCACCGCGCCCTCCGCGGAGTCGGGCCGGGAGGGCACGGGCCTGGGACAGATCGAGGATCTCGCGACGCTGGCGCGCGTGGCCATGTCCCTGCGGCGCGGGGACCACGTGGAGCACCCGGCCGTCACCTACCTGCGGACCTCCCGGCTGTACGTGGAGACGGAGCCCGTCGAGGAGGTGAACGCGGACGGAGAGCTCATCGGCCGCACGCCGATGCTCTTCGAGCTGGTGCCCTCCGCGCTGCGCGTCTACGCCCCGGCGCCGCCAGAGCCCACGACGCACTGA
- a CDS encoding aromatic-ring-hydroxylating dioxygenase subunit beta, giving the protein MYDDTLEVRHAAESLLYRYATCLDDGPLEHWPRCFTDAGQYRLIPRENLVQNVPVALMHCTSRNQLEECVTTLLRSHATVPYACRHLYTNVQVEAPRGGRTSVRANYAVYHTVEEGEVDLLSMGRLEARVLLEPMPLFERMDVIYEMCRLSGLKVYPL; this is encoded by the coding sequence ATGTACGACGACACCCTCGAGGTCCGCCACGCCGCCGAGTCCCTGCTGTACCGCTACGCCACGTGCCTGGACGACGGGCCGCTGGAGCACTGGCCGCGCTGCTTCACGGACGCGGGGCAGTACCGGCTCATCCCTCGGGAGAACCTGGTCCAGAACGTCCCGGTGGCGCTGATGCACTGCACCTCCCGGAACCAGCTCGAGGAGTGCGTCACCACCCTGCTGCGCTCTCACGCTACCGTTCCCTACGCCTGCCGCCATCTCTATACCAACGTCCAGGTGGAGGCGCCGCGTGGGGGGCGTACCTCGGTACGAGCCAACTACGCCGTGTACCACACGGTGGAGGAGGGCGAGGTGGACCTGCTGAGCATGGGGCGGCTGGAGGCTCGGGTGCTGCTGGAGCCGATGCCGCTCTTCGAGCGCATGGACGTCATCTACGAGATGTGCCGGCTCTCGGGGCTGAAGGTGTACCCCCTCTGA
- a CDS encoding site-2 protease family protein, whose protein sequence is METVTARPASRLWLHLLLFALTVLTTYSAYPWSFGGSEDLQRLRMESLAFSLSLMAILGSHEMGHYVLARLHRVDTTLPYFIPLPFVGVGTLGAVIRIRSRIPNRNALVDIGAAGPLAGLAVALPILYWGLCHSRVVDSPAVQATFPGENSLWVLLRELFTWVMARITHATPAPEEAFTGQMQIIFGDSLLMQGLTRLAVGPLPEGKDVLVHPVVIAGWFGLLVTLLNLLPVGQLDGGHMAFALFGPRARWVGKGVALVLFLLTLFATASWGVWLVVTSKLVGFGHPEVVEPEVPLSRGRKWICALCLAALIGCAMPVPLRQVLS, encoded by the coding sequence ATGGAGACCGTTACCGCCCGCCCCGCCTCGCGGCTCTGGCTGCACCTGCTGCTGTTCGCGCTGACGGTGCTCACCACCTATAGCGCGTACCCCTGGTCCTTTGGCGGGAGCGAGGATCTCCAGCGGCTGCGAATGGAGTCGCTGGCCTTCAGCCTCTCGCTGATGGCCATCCTCGGCTCGCACGAGATGGGCCACTACGTGCTGGCCCGCCTCCATCGGGTGGATACGACATTGCCGTACTTCATCCCGCTGCCCTTCGTGGGAGTGGGGACGCTGGGGGCGGTGATCCGCATTCGCAGCCGGATTCCGAACCGGAACGCGCTGGTGGATATCGGCGCGGCGGGGCCGCTGGCGGGGCTGGCGGTGGCGCTGCCCATCCTCTACTGGGGGCTGTGCCACTCGCGGGTGGTGGACTCACCCGCGGTGCAGGCCACTTTTCCGGGAGAGAACTCACTCTGGGTGCTGCTGCGCGAGCTGTTCACCTGGGTGATGGCGAGGATTACCCACGCGACGCCCGCGCCAGAGGAGGCGTTCACCGGGCAGATGCAGATCATCTTCGGCGACAGCCTGCTGATGCAGGGGCTGACGCGGCTGGCGGTGGGGCCGCTGCCGGAGGGCAAGGACGTGCTGGTGCACCCGGTGGTGATCGCCGGGTGGTTCGGGCTGCTCGTCACGCTGCTCAACCTGCTGCCGGTGGGGCAGCTGGACGGAGGGCACATGGCCTTCGCGCTGTTCGGCCCGCGCGCGCGGTGGGTGGGCAAGGGCGTGGCGCTGGTGCTGTTCCTGCTGACGCTGTTCGCCACGGCCTCGTGGGGGGTGTGGCTGGTGGTGACGAGCAAGCTGGTGGGCTTCGGGCACCCGGAGGTGGTAGAGCCCGAGGTGCCGCTGAGCCGCGGGCGGAAGTGGATCTGCGCCCTGTGCCTGGCGGCGCTGATCGGGTGCGCCATGCCTGTCCCTCTTCGTCAGGTGCTCTCATGA
- a CDS encoding response regulator transcription factor: MLPSRASDAPFLLLVDDDEVFRERLARAFRERGYEVVTAGSVDEALAVARQESPELAVVDLRMPGRSGLELVRELRALDGSTRILVLTGYGSIATAVEAVRLGALNYVPKPADVDDLLVALARGLGEPSTQVAEDVQAPSLARAEWEHIQRVLADCAGNISEAARRLGLHRRSLQRKLQKYPPPQ, from the coding sequence ATGCTGCCTTCGAGAGCCTCCGACGCCCCCTTCCTGCTGCTCGTGGACGATGACGAGGTGTTCCGCGAGCGCCTGGCGCGCGCCTTCCGCGAGCGCGGCTACGAGGTGGTGACGGCTGGCTCGGTGGACGAGGCGCTGGCCGTCGCGCGGCAGGAGTCGCCGGAGCTGGCGGTGGTGGACCTGCGGATGCCGGGGCGCAGCGGGCTGGAGCTGGTGCGCGAGCTGCGCGCGCTGGATGGCTCCACGCGCATCCTGGTGCTCACCGGCTACGGCAGCATCGCCACGGCGGTGGAGGCGGTGCGGCTGGGCGCGCTCAACTACGTGCCGAAGCCGGCGGACGTGGATGACCTGCTCGTGGCGCTGGCGCGAGGCCTGGGAGAGCCCAGCACGCAGGTGGCCGAGGACGTGCAGGCGCCCTCGCTGGCGCGGGCCGAGTGGGAGCACATCCAGCGGGTGCTGGCCGACTGCGCCGGCAACATCTCCGAGGCGGCGCGGCGGCTGGGGCTCCATCGGCGCTCGCTCCAGCGCAAGCTGCAGAAGTACCCGCCTCCGCAGTAG
- the yedA gene encoding drug/metabolite exporter YedA gives MESSPADPRKGWIVFCLFALYVIWGSTYLGIRWTLQGGFPPLMLGAVRFTLAGAILYAVLRLRGTPAPTWPQWRAGAFTGVLLLAVGNGCVAFAQQWVPSGVAALVVGSMPLWATLFGGLYDGQWPGRAERWGLALGFFGIVLLNKGGELGEHWGAVLALLLAPVSWAFGSIWGRRSPSMPKGLMATATQMLCSGVVLLVVSLSVGERMSALPDTRALLAFVYLVAFGSLIAFSAYGYLLRNARPAIATSYAYVNPVVAVLLGVALGGETPGPYAIVAMGAILVAVMLITRKASAPPVREPVVAAQGNTAP, from the coding sequence GTGGAGTCCTCCCCCGCGGATCCCCGGAAGGGCTGGATCGTCTTCTGCCTCTTCGCGCTGTACGTCATCTGGGGGTCCACGTACCTGGGCATCCGGTGGACGCTCCAGGGCGGCTTCCCACCGCTGATGCTGGGCGCGGTGCGCTTCACACTGGCGGGGGCGATCCTCTACGCGGTGCTGCGCCTGAGAGGCACGCCCGCGCCCACCTGGCCCCAGTGGCGTGCCGGCGCGTTCACCGGGGTGCTGCTGCTGGCCGTGGGCAACGGGTGCGTGGCGTTCGCGCAGCAGTGGGTGCCCTCGGGCGTCGCGGCGCTGGTGGTGGGCAGCATGCCGCTGTGGGCCACGCTCTTCGGCGGGCTGTATGACGGGCAGTGGCCCGGCCGGGCCGAGCGCTGGGGGCTGGCGCTGGGCTTCTTCGGCATCGTCCTGCTCAACAAGGGGGGCGAGCTGGGCGAGCACTGGGGCGCGGTGCTCGCGCTGCTGCTGGCGCCGGTGAGCTGGGCGTTTGGCTCCATCTGGGGCCGGCGCAGCCCGTCGATGCCCAAGGGGCTGATGGCCACCGCCACGCAGATGCTGTGCTCCGGGGTCGTCCTGCTGGTGGTGAGCCTCTCCGTGGGCGAGCGCATGAGCGCCCTGCCGGACACCCGGGCCCTGCTGGCGTTCGTCTACCTGGTGGCCTTCGGCTCGCTCATCGCGTTCAGCGCGTATGGCTACCTGCTGCGCAACGCGCGGCCGGCCATCGCCACCAGCTACGCCTACGTGAACCCGGTGGTGGCGGTGCTGCTCGGCGTGGCGCTGGGCGGCGAGACGCCGGGCCCCTATGCCATCGTTGCGATGGGGGCCATCCTCGTGGCGGTGATGCTCATCACCCGCAAGGCCTCCGCGCCGCCTGTCCGGGAGCCCGTCGTGGCGGCGCAGGGAAACACCGCCCCCTGA
- the hrcA gene encoding heat-inducible transcriptional repressor HrcA has product MSEELGEREKEVLRAVVQEYITTGGPVGSHHLSRKPEFDVSSATLRNVLADLEELGFLEKPHTSAGRVPTDRGYRFYVDTLVRLKEPAPKDRELIHAGLVQETSLQEALGEASRILHSLTRHASVVLTPRPEAAVFHRVEFVRLREDRVLAVLVGLNGQVQNKILMVDFPVTSDELLKASNYLSELLREVPLEEARERIRQEMDQEQALYNALTAKALKLGAAATDLQTPEAERVRIEGTGSFLEQPEFADVERMRALFKTLDEKHKLLLLLDRVQRAREMQIFIGAESEFSAAGELTVIASPYGSREQVLGSVGVIGPTRMNYQRVIPLVNFTAQVLSRVLEQS; this is encoded by the coding sequence ATGTCGGAAGAGCTAGGCGAGCGAGAGAAAGAAGTCCTGCGAGCGGTCGTGCAGGAGTACATCACCACCGGGGGTCCGGTGGGCAGCCACCACCTCAGCCGTAAGCCTGAGTTCGATGTCTCCTCGGCTACCCTGCGCAACGTGCTGGCGGACCTGGAGGAGCTGGGCTTCCTGGAGAAGCCACACACCTCCGCGGGCCGCGTGCCCACCGACCGGGGCTACCGCTTCTACGTGGACACGCTGGTGCGGCTGAAGGAGCCGGCGCCCAAGGACCGCGAGCTGATCCACGCCGGGCTCGTCCAGGAGACCAGCCTCCAGGAAGCGCTCGGTGAGGCCAGCCGCATCCTCCACTCGCTCACCCGGCATGCCAGCGTGGTGCTCACGCCGCGCCCGGAGGCGGCGGTGTTCCACCGCGTGGAGTTCGTCCGGCTGCGCGAGGACCGCGTGCTGGCCGTGCTGGTGGGGCTCAACGGCCAGGTGCAGAACAAGATCCTGATGGTGGACTTCCCCGTCACCTCGGACGAGCTGCTCAAGGCGTCCAACTACCTCTCGGAGCTGCTGCGCGAGGTGCCCCTGGAGGAGGCCCGCGAGCGCATCCGCCAGGAGATGGACCAGGAGCAGGCGCTCTACAACGCGCTGACGGCCAAGGCGCTCAAGCTGGGCGCGGCGGCCACGGACCTGCAGACGCCCGAGGCCGAGCGCGTGCGCATCGAGGGCACCGGCTCCTTCCTGGAGCAGCCCGAGTTCGCCGACGTGGAGCGCATGCGCGCCCTCTTCAAGACGCTGGACGAGAAGCACAAGCTGCTGCTGCTGCTCGACCGCGTCCAGCGCGCCCGGGAGATGCAGATCTTCATCGGCGCCGAGAGCGAGTTCTCCGCCGCCGGCGAGCTGACCGTCATCGCCAGCCCGTACGGCAGCCGGGAGCAGGTGCTCGGCTCGGTGGGCGTCATCGGGCCCACGCGCATGAACTACCAGCGCGTCATCCCCCTGGTGAACTTCACCGCCCAGGTGCTCTCGCGGGTGCTGGAGCAGAGCTGA
- a CDS encoding HAD family hydrolase, which translates to MVQNVIFDVDGTLVDSVDEHAEAWRRAFLEFGRDVPFAHVRSQIGKGADQLIPVFFNDEELAQFGKDLEEYRSQLFLKDFLPKIRPFPKVRELFQRLHKEGRRVALASSARQEELEHYIKLCRLKGLFEEATSKDEVDKSKPHPDIFAAAMKRLGSPDVSATVVIGDTPYDALAAGKLSLPTVGVLCGGFSPEDLRAAGCRVLMKDPAELLARFEESPRTWPWGEAGMPAAPEDEESR; encoded by the coding sequence ATGGTGCAGAACGTCATTTTCGACGTGGATGGGACGCTGGTGGACTCGGTGGACGAGCATGCCGAGGCCTGGCGTCGGGCCTTCCTGGAGTTCGGCCGGGATGTGCCCTTCGCGCACGTGCGCAGCCAGATCGGCAAGGGCGCCGATCAGCTCATCCCCGTCTTCTTCAACGACGAGGAGCTGGCCCAGTTCGGCAAGGATCTGGAGGAGTACCGCTCCCAGCTCTTCCTCAAGGACTTCCTGCCGAAGATCCGCCCCTTCCCGAAGGTGCGCGAGCTCTTCCAGCGCCTGCACAAGGAGGGGCGCCGCGTCGCCCTGGCCTCCAGCGCCAGGCAGGAGGAGCTCGAGCACTACATCAAGCTGTGCCGCCTCAAGGGGCTGTTCGAGGAGGCCACCAGCAAGGACGAGGTGGACAAGAGCAAGCCCCACCCGGACATCTTCGCCGCGGCGATGAAGCGGCTGGGCAGCCCGGACGTGAGCGCCACCGTCGTGATTGGAGACACGCCGTATGACGCGCTGGCCGCGGGCAAGCTGAGCCTGCCCACCGTGGGCGTGCTGTGCGGCGGCTTCTCGCCGGAGGATCTGCGCGCGGCCGGCTGCCGGGTGCTGATGAAGGATCCGGCGGAGCTGCTCGCTCGCTTCGAGGAGTCTCCGCGCACCTGGCCCTGGGGAGAGGCGGGCATGCCCGCGGCTCCCGAGGACGAGGAGTCCCGCTAG
- a CDS encoding MBL fold metallo-hydrolase codes for MKSTKRRGVLGRVARWTGVLLVLALIGTAADAWTALGRGAEGERRARMKGSPQWKDGHFENPQPLMNDLWGSLVALKDASPDVSPREPMPTVAGDAQRFGTPPSSGLRVTWFGHSSVLVEIDGHRVLTDPAWSERVSPLSWIGPRRWYSPLVALGELPSIDAVVISHDHYDHLDHGTIAAMKDWNTTFIVPLGIGAHLASWGVPEARIVELDWWERTRVGGLEIVCTPARHASGRFLTDKDGTLWAGYALIGPRHRAYYSGDTGLFPAMKDIGEKLGPFDVTMIEVGQYHRAWPDWHIGPEQAVRAHQMVRGRVLLPVHWGLFTLAMHGWTEPIERVLAAASSAGQSIIAPKPGQSVEPSAPPAVERWWPEVPWQTAAQHPIVSTQVEP; via the coding sequence ATGAAGAGCACGAAGCGGCGCGGCGTTCTGGGACGTGTGGCCCGGTGGACCGGGGTGCTGCTGGTCCTCGCCCTCATCGGCACGGCCGCCGATGCCTGGACGGCGCTCGGCCGCGGCGCCGAGGGCGAGCGCCGCGCGCGGATGAAGGGCTCACCGCAGTGGAAGGACGGCCACTTCGAGAACCCGCAGCCGCTCATGAATGACTTGTGGGGCTCCCTGGTGGCCCTGAAGGATGCCAGCCCCGACGTGAGCCCCCGCGAGCCGATGCCCACGGTGGCCGGCGATGCCCAGCGGTTCGGGACTCCTCCCAGCTCGGGCCTGCGCGTCACCTGGTTCGGGCACTCGTCGGTGCTGGTGGAGATCGACGGCCACCGCGTCCTCACGGATCCGGCGTGGAGCGAGCGCGTCTCGCCCCTGAGCTGGATTGGCCCGCGGCGCTGGTACTCCCCGCTCGTCGCGCTGGGGGAGCTGCCGTCGATCGACGCCGTCGTCATCTCCCACGACCACTATGATCACCTCGACCACGGGACGATCGCGGCGATGAAGGACTGGAACACCACCTTCATCGTGCCGCTGGGGATTGGCGCGCACCTGGCCTCCTGGGGCGTGCCCGAGGCGCGCATCGTCGAGCTGGACTGGTGGGAGCGGACCCGAGTGGGCGGGCTGGAGATCGTCTGCACGCCCGCGCGCCATGCCTCGGGGCGGTTCCTGACGGACAAGGATGGGACGCTGTGGGCCGGCTACGCGCTCATCGGCCCCAGGCACCGGGCGTACTACTCGGGTGACACGGGCCTGTTCCCGGCGATGAAGGACATCGGCGAGAAGCTGGGGCCCTTCGACGTGACGATGATCGAGGTGGGCCAGTACCACCGCGCCTGGCCCGACTGGCACATCGGTCCCGAGCAGGCGGTGCGGGCCCACCAGATGGTCCGGGGCCGGGTGCTGCTGCCGGTGCACTGGGGGCTGTTCACCCTCGCCATGCATGGCTGGACCGAGCCCATCGAGCGCGTGCTTGCGGCGGCCAGCAGCGCGGGCCAGAGCATCATCGCCCCCAAGCCCGGGCAGAGCGTCGAGCCGAGCGCGCCGCCCGCCGTCGAGCGGTGGTGGCCGGAGGTGCCCTGGCAGACGGCGGCGCAGCACCCCATCGTCTCCACCCAGGTGGAGCCGTAG